One window of the Thermomicrobiales bacterium genome contains the following:
- a CDS encoding ATP-binding cassette domain-containing protein, with protein sequence MNAVVAEELSYQFPRAAQAAIERVCWQIEAGSVTLIVGPSGAGKTTLLRCLNGLVPHFHGGRFAGCVMVLGHDTRDAAPRDLATDVGFVFQDPEAQVIADRVEDEIVFGMENLGVDRRTMRVRLEETLDLLGIHHLRNRETATLSGGERQRVAIAAAVATRPNLLVLDEPTSQLDPLAAHDVLAAVRRLNDDLGMTVVIAEHRLDRVLPFSERIGVLDRGRFSEGAVQEMLDRLDDVPPLVELARALGWRPTPLTVQQARRRLDLPALATTPPRPSPAPGPELIRLEGVGHRYDGTPALRDVSLAGHAGEVIALIGRNGSGKTTLLKHLNGLLRPASGRVLLDGVDIARRPVHELAREVGYVPQNPTAILHQETLADELRFTLRAQDRKADNAPLLAALGIAAHRDRHPLDLSGGERQRAALAAIAIAEPRVLLLDEPTRGLPGRDKAALARFVRQYAEAGRLVIVATHDVEFIATVADRVIMLADGEVIADDTPQRTLAGSLTFATQMNRLFGGEVLTIADALATIGRMDLTIG encoded by the coding sequence GTGAACGCCGTCGTCGCCGAGGAGCTCTCCTACCAGTTCCCCCGCGCCGCGCAGGCCGCGATCGAGCGCGTCTGCTGGCAGATCGAGGCCGGCTCGGTCACGCTTATCGTCGGGCCGTCTGGCGCGGGCAAGACGACGCTGCTGCGCTGCCTGAACGGACTGGTTCCCCACTTCCACGGGGGGCGATTCGCCGGCTGCGTCATGGTGCTGGGCCATGACACCCGCGACGCGGCCCCGCGCGATCTGGCCACCGATGTCGGGTTCGTCTTTCAGGACCCCGAGGCGCAGGTCATCGCCGACCGTGTCGAGGACGAGATCGTCTTCGGCATGGAGAACCTCGGCGTCGACCGACGGACGATGCGTGTGCGGCTGGAGGAGACGCTCGACCTGCTCGGCATCCATCACCTGCGCAATCGCGAGACGGCCACGCTCAGCGGCGGCGAACGCCAGCGCGTCGCCATCGCCGCCGCCGTCGCCACCCGTCCAAACCTGCTGGTGCTGGACGAGCCAACCTCGCAACTCGACCCGCTGGCCGCCCACGACGTGCTGGCCGCCGTGCGGCGGCTCAACGATGACCTGGGGATGACCGTCGTCATCGCCGAGCACCGGCTCGACCGCGTCCTGCCGTTTAGCGAGCGCATCGGCGTGCTCGATCGCGGCCGGTTCAGCGAGGGCGCCGTCCAGGAGATGCTCGACAGGCTCGACGACGTCCCCCCGCTGGTCGAGCTCGCTCGCGCGCTCGGCTGGCGCCCAACGCCACTGACCGTCCAGCAGGCCCGTCGCCGCCTCGATCTCCCTGCGCTAGCCACCACCCCGCCGCGTCCCTCTCCCGCCCCTGGCCCGGAGCTGATCCGGCTGGAGGGTGTTGGCCATCGCTACGACGGCACGCCGGCCCTGCGCGACGTGTCGCTGGCCGGCCATGCCGGCGAGGTCATCGCTCTGATCGGGCGCAACGGCTCCGGCAAGACGACGTTGCTCAAGCACCTCAACGGCCTGCTGCGGCCGGCCAGTGGTCGCGTGCTGCTCGATGGTGTCGACATCGCCCGCCGGCCGGTTCACGAGCTGGCCCGCGAGGTTGGCTACGTCCCGCAGAACCCGACCGCCATCCTCCACCAGGAGACGCTGGCCGACGAGCTCCGCTTCACCCTGCGCGCCCAGGATCGCAAGGCCGACAACGCGCCACTGCTGGCAGCGCTCGGCATCGCCGCCCACCGCGACCGCCACCCGCTCGACCTGTCAGGCGGCGAGCGCCAGCGGGCCGCGCTGGCTGCGATCGCCATCGCGGAACCGCGCGTCCTGCTGCTCGACGAGCCAACCCGCGGCCTGCCCGGACGCGACAAGGCGGCGCTGGCGCGGTTCGTCCGTCAGTACGCCGAGGCAGGACGGCTGGTCATCGTCGCCACCCACGACGTCGAGTTCATCGCCACCGTCGCCGACCGCGTCATCATGCTCGCCGACGGCGAGGTCATCGCCGACGACACGCCGCAACGCACGCTGGCCGGCTCCCTCACCTTCGCCACGCAGATGAATCGCCTCTTCGGCGGCGAGGTGCTGACGATCGCGGATGCGCTGGCGACGATTGGCAGGATGGATCTTACGATCGGCTGA